One window from the genome of Schistocerca piceifrons isolate TAMUIC-IGC-003096 chromosome 1, iqSchPice1.1, whole genome shotgun sequence encodes:
- the LOC124755393 gene encoding ankyrin repeat domain-containing protein 65-like, with protein MAILTTSLTLEEILKWSPLRFAEETGAWAWVERILQVGVPSRDLSTTKKRLQCPENAKDIMRRACEEGLVSVLQFALSVDRSLAGRPLDDRQTTPLHVAARHRRETVLRCLLAAGADVDAVDTSGRAPLHEAVLTDSAHATRMLLDAGASATVKDGEGMSPKRLAEAHVCISALSVVSEFVQDEPWERIAQFIMATETGCVERTRRSLVAVSRRDGPAFLQWSMLHWVAMTGSGTAIRTLVASGSDADARGATGETPLHGAAAWGSEAAVAALLECGASVDARDRSGSAPLHYAARTGNLAALRALLAAGADGDARDGDGNTALHHAAAAGAADTVAALLAAGASGRLRNRDGHTAYDMARARGFRNVLGLLYDKAARPPTAATTATEHLPG; from the coding sequence ATGGCTATTCTGACAACGAGCTTAACGCTGGAGGAAATTCTAAAATGGTCTCCATTGCGCTTcgccgaagagactggtgcctgggCTTGGGTGGAGAGAATACTGCAGGTGGGTGTTCCAAGTAGAGATTTGTCGACGACAAAGAAGAGACTGCAGTGCCCAGAAAATGCGAAGGATATTATGCGGCGGGCCTGCGAGGAAGGTTTGGTGTCGGTACTGCAGTTCGCGCTGTCCGTGGACCGCTCGCTGGCGGGCCGGCCGCTGGACGACCGGCAGACGACGCCGCTACACGTGGCTGCTCGCCACCGCCGCGAGACCGTGCTGCGCTGCCTGCTGGCTGCCGGTGCCGACGTAGACGCCGTCGACACCTCCGGCCGGGCACCCCTGCACGAAGCCGTCCTCACCGACAGCGCTCACGCCACACGCATGCTGCTCGACGCGGGAGCTAGCGCTACCGTCAAGGACGGCGAGGGCATGTCGCCCAAACGGCTGGCCGAGGCTCACGTCTGCATATCGGCGCTCAGCGTGGTGTCCGAGTTCGTCCAGGACGAGCCCTGGGAGCGGATCGCGCAGTTCATCATGGCCACGGAGACCGGCTGCGTGGAgcgcacgcggcggtcgctggtcGCGGTCAGCCGCAGGGACGGCCCGGCCTTCCTACAGTGGTCGATGCTACACTGGGTGGCCATGACGGGCTCGGGCACGGCCATCCGGACGCTGGTGGCGAGCGGCTCGGACGCGGACGCGCGCGGCGCCACTGGCGAGACGCCGCTGCACGGCGCCGCCGCATGGGGTTCGGAGGCCGCCGTCGCGGCGCTGCTCGAGTGCGGCGCCAGCGTGGACGCGCGCGACCGCAGCGGGTCGGCGCCGCTGCACTACGCGGCGCGCACGGGCAACCTGGCGGCGCTGCGCGCGCTGCTGGCGGCGGGGGCCGACGGCGACGCGCGCGACGGCGACGGCAACACGGCGCTGCACCACGCCGCCGCCGCGGGCGCCGCGGACACCGTGGCCGCGCTGCTCGCCGCCGGCGCCTCCGGCCGCCTGCGCAACCGCGACGGGCACACCGCGTACGATATGGCGCGCGCGCGCGGCTTCCGGAACGTACTCGGGCTGCTATACGACAAGGCTGCCCGACCACCGACTGCGGCCACGACCGCCACAGAACACCTGCCGGGGTGA